Genomic DNA from Ictidomys tridecemlineatus isolate mIctTri1 chromosome 6, mIctTri1.hap1, whole genome shotgun sequence:
ATATGGTCTGATGGGGCCTCGAGCAGGAGCTTAGTTTAGAAAAGGTCTCCCATAATTTTTGTTTAACACTGGAAAATGCTATTGGAATCAAAGAcagtggggggtggtggtggtgggggtggtggtgggagtTGAAGGAAGGGGCAAATTGAACTACAATCAAGTCACAATAGAGTGCCTGGCAAATCTTACAGAAAGTTGTGGAGCTGAGGTGACCCTGGAGAATTGTTTTTTATTGAGGCATAGGGCCTGTCAGAAAGATTCAGCTGAGTGCTATCAGTACTGGGCACTGAGTGCTCTAATCCTGAAAGGGGTGGAGGGAATCCACTTAGTGTACAAGAGCGTCCATTCTAGTTCATCTCTGTGCTGCTTGGATCCACTTGTTTTGTACAGCTCCTGGGAGCTGCTAATTCATGATTTTATTGTTGTCTTTTTATGAGGAAACTTAAAAGAGGTTTAGTGGAATAAGTTGCAGCTCTTATTGTTATAGCTGGTCTCTGCAAATGATACTCATTGACTTCCTCCTCTACTACTCATTCCAGATTCTTCTCATCCTTGGGTAATAACTCTGCTGGACTAGGTGGCCTATGTGGTGGTCTGACTCAGATCTTCAATCCTGAAGGGTTTAAAACCCTGATCTCCTTGCCCTTCTCAGTCAGGATTTCTGTGTTCGTAATTTACAGTCAAAATTGGGCCAGGAGCTGGGTGTGATGGACTTACCTGTattcccagttactcaggaggctgaggcaggaggatcacaagtttaaggccagcctcagcaatttagcaaggccctaagttatttatcgagaccctatctcaaaagaaaaaaaaaataaaaagggctcctaatatagcttagtgataaagcaactaactctgggttcaatctccagcacccccTCACTCCCCTAAAAAATCAGGCAAGGGAGTACTAagatataccatagtgaatcacCTGGGTGCCAAAGATATTCTTCCTTGTTCCTCATCTGATGATTAGGCTCAGTCATTCCTCCCAGGATGATGACTCTTTTGTGCCTGATAGTTTCTTGGTATGAGAAGTATAGAGTGTCCTGATGGCAGCTGTAGATTGAAGTTTAGTGGGACTCCCACCAAATCTCCTGGACCTGGGAACTAAGACCTCTTACCCACAGAGCTTTAAGTTGTAAGAAAAGGGCATACAATTCCTAAAACAGGTCGCTGGGAGCAATAGTGAAGAGGGAAGTTTTACATCTTCATCATGGGTCCCAGGTCCATGAATTCTATCAGAGATACACCGCCATATAATTGTCATGTATATTATTACAGAAGATGGTATACCAGTCTTACAGGATAtcctccaaatcccattttatagTCTGATTTCTTGGACTACTCCTGACAACCAACTGTTTTAGGTTAGGTTCCCTGGATAACAGATTCTGAGATGGAGATATGCCTGCAGGAAGTTAACTGGGAATGTACTTTGTCTCAACACCTACAGGATGGGATTGAAGGAAGCAGGATTGGCCAGAagttgaattgtgctgctttcaTAACAAAAGCTTCAATTGATTCCATAAGGGCCTCTGGATCTGGGATGGCCCTGAAGAATTGTCCTCCACTGAGGCAAAGGggataagattcttttttttttttttttaagagagagtgagagaggggggagagagagagagagagaatttttaatatttattttttagttctcggcggacacaacatctttgttggtatgtggtgctgaggatcgaacctgggctgcacacatgccaggagagcgcgctaccgcttgagccacatcccaggccggGATAAGATTCTCTACCTACAACAATCAGCTTTTGGATCTGGATTGTTCCTGGGAAGTaaatgtgaccttgggcaaggtgGCTGTCTTCCAGCAGAGGGAAGTTCTTTTCTCCCAATTTAAACTCATGATggcttatttatttgtgtattttgtaaatattcttttagGTATTTCATTAACTTAATCTGTGGGAATTTTAAGAACCTCCAAGGAAATTTTTATAAGCTTATTCTGCATTCTGCTTGCATTTACTTTGGTATTTCCTTGACTGGACGTGGTTATGTAAACATGAACTTCAGATTTGAGTGAGAACAGGCCAATGGTTTTATATTCTCATGGGAGAAAATTATGGTTATGGTGAATTATTTTATGCCATGAGCAATGGCAGAAGAAGGTAGCTCTTCTGGTAGTTCCTTTTTGCCATATgtcaaagaataaaagaatgagCTTACCTGTCACTTTTGGAGATAATATAATTGTATACTTATAAGTccccaaacaataaaatttatgatATATTGTCAAGATGGCCATGTAGAAGGTACATTTGCAAAAGTACGTGTTTCCTATACTACTTATAAGTTCCTAGAAATGAAAAGAGGACtatatttcatatttgaaaacaaaaagtgCCACAgacttaagaaaaaatttaataaaaaagcaCTGAATCTGTATGAAGAGCCTATAAAATCTTACTGAAGTCTATAAAATAAGACCTGAATAAAGGAAAACACATATATTGAGGTTAAAATTTTGActttaaaaagctattttaaaaaagtaattatgtATATTGTGTGTaatttcaatttgaatttcaaCAGGGTTTTGGTGGAAATTagataaaatatgttaaaatttatatagaaattgAATTGAAATAgataagcatattttttaaaagaataatagtaTTATAAGAGAAGAAGCAAATATGACAAAATGTTGACAGTAGGTGAAGGCACAGGGAGGGTATGTGTGAGGTTATTACAACATTTTCAAAACTTCTGTGtagttttaatagttttttgaaaataaaagactttATTCATCTTCTCAGAAAAAGGTAATAACAAAGAAAACTTGCCATACCAGATAGAACATACTAAAATACCACTGCAATGAAATCAGTAAGGCATTGGTGTTAAAATAGACAAATATGGAATTTGAACAGAATGGGGAACCTGGAAAGAATTGTAgttgaattaaaaattttgaactGAATATGATtgcaaaattacacacacacacacacacacacacacacacacacacacacatatatatgtacaataatTAATAGCAACATGGACAGATATACTGTTAATATATAGATTGTTAATATAGGTTAACTGGATAATGTGAGAcaggggagaagggaggagggagagggaagcccatccacaaaggaaaggaaaatgtacaacattaaccaaaaataaaaaattgtaagttttttttaaagatgttaatgtaaaattatgtaaagatatgtttatttaaaagaagaaattttataatttaaaaataaaaaaatatattaaaatattcacagaaatttCATTACCTTCTTGGTAATTAGATGCATGTTTGTTTTAGCTAACATtcaattaaaaaggtaaaaatcattttagtatattttaaaataagttatgtaTTGTAATTTAAATGTACATGTTTGCATTTTTTGTTGGTACTATTCCCAACTCACACAAGTGAATCAATGATTCATTTAAGCATAAAATAGTTGGGTTCAGTGGTGAACTCCTATAATTCTAGTtggatggggaggctgaggcaggaggatcacaggttcaagaccagcttgggcaatcTAGCAAGgtcgtgtctcaaaataaataaataaaagggctggggatgtaactcagtagtagagtgcttttgggttcaatccccagtaaaatatGGGTGTgaacgtacacacacacacacacacacacacacacacacaacacacaaacaTGCATGCAAAAAAGCAGTTATAGAAGCAggaattcaaataatttaaaaacaagtttaCATAAATTGAAAGCACGGCTTCACCGTGGAACTATAATGTGAATCTATGGAATGCTTTGAAATTACTTTTTTACAAGcagccaaaaaataaaagtgctagTAGAAATCACTTCTTCAAATCTTAATTGATTTAACTCTAGTACAATTAAGTGTGTGTAAAATTTGGGTTTCAAGTCCAAGATCTAACCTTATCATCTACCTAGTGATAGTTTTCCTGAGTTGTGGGATGAAGTAGAACATGGTAAGTATACTGACTGTAAGAAGTAGTACTCCATATTATCATGGTCCTCAAGATGCTCCCTCCAAATGATAGCCCTAGGTTCTCTCAATAAGCTACCACTCTCCTATGAACTAGTTGTAGATGGCAATATATTTTGAAGCAGAAGCTTCTGTTTCCTTGATTCCTAGAAGTCCTCCCAAAAGATGATTACTGTTTTTAGAAACCTGATTTTTATCACAGCACTTGAGAGAATGAACCTATCCTACTAATGTATTTCTGAAAAAAGCTAGGAAAGGATGTTGTAAACACCTCTTCATtattttgatttagatttcatCCTCCAAGCAGAGGACCCCAACTAAACCTCTAAAGGGAGGGAGATTTGGGCAGGAACATTCCTCCATTAGCTGTGCCGACCTCTTTCTCTATACTTCCTCTTTCAGTGCTATGATCATTGTTTGTTGTTCTCCTTTGGACTATCTCCAAGAATCTAAATCTTTTTCTGAATGTTTGCAACTATTCCTATTAGACATCTTCTATCCTCTTTTTCAGATGACCCAGATACCCTGTTTGACAAACATTTCTAGAGAAATAATGGTTCCTCTTGCCTGAggtacatttgttttcttttctggtcTTAACTGCGATTCCTGGCCTGTATGCTGCTTTTTATTGCTCACAGGGAAGGGCAGAGATATAATCAAATTATAGGCAAGTAGGTAGTTGCCTTAGGTCTTGACTTGACAGAAAGTGTAGAAAGGCCCTGTGATTCCTGATACCCTGAGCCCCTGGTTTATTCTGTCATAGGTACTTAGTCCATAAGACAGGGAAAGAGGTGTTTTACACCGGACTCCATTATTGACAAGTCCTCAGGACTAGCATTTCTTAACTGACCCCCTCCCACGTGGCTGAAGGTCATCCTCTCATCTGTAGCCATATTCCTGACAAAACTTGTTTCTGTTCTTGTCATCCACCCTTTCAATGTTTGGGGTAGAATGGAGGAGAAAAGCAGAGGCAGCACTTTCGCTGCATTTCTGAACATGCATCTCTTTTCTATCAGTTTTTCCTGCTTATCTCTTATCTCACATCCTCTGCACTAGTTTCTCTCATGCCACTTCAGATGCTGATTATCCATAGTATAGAAGATGGGATGAAAGGGAGAAGAATTTTTCTGACTCTGAAGACTTGTAGATGATAGAAGTATGGAAGACTTACAGtttgtaaatattaaatagtaTGGCTGGGATGAATGCCCCCTGAAATGTAAAAAATTGGGGTAAAGAATAGAAGCCCTGGTATGAAGGAGGGGACTGGCACCACAGCATGAAGCTTGATATCAgtaaatttaaagaattattcaAAACTAATACCTCCACTCTACTTGCTCAGGGATATTCACTTTATAGCTCAGATTCAGGAACTTGTTTTACAGCCTTCAGATAATTCTTTGTCCAGTCTTAAAGTGCATAAAGTCCAATCTCCTCACTGATTTGGGTTAACCTCTTTCTAACTTTCTATGACCAACTCTAAGGTTATCTATAACTTCTATCCATATCTATGAGTAAATCTATAACAAGCTATTAGTCTTGGATTGACACATTGTCTTAATTAATAGAAGTGtggtatctatttatttatggaaGTGGTGATTGGCGGTGGAGAACCTGATGATAGCTCACTCATAGGATAGATATTTTCATACATGCTTTTCAAATTATTCACCTTCTTAAATAGGAAGTCTTGGAAACCAAATTATGTTTTATTCTCAGAGTCTATGTTCTTATGTTCTATCCTTATTTCTGAGCTCTCATCCATCAACCAACATATCAAAGGATTCCTTATTCCATGGCTATGTTGACCAGACAAGTGCCTGGAATGTGATAGCATATACTACATTTCCAATTCTGTGTGCCTTTAGTTGGAAGAGAGGAGCTGCATTTTCTGATTGCTTCACTTGTATTGACCCTGAATCCCTCTCTGTTCTTAAAGTAGGCCATGGATATCCTGCTTCCTAGAACTAACCTTACAAGAAACAAAGGGATAAGCACAGCCAAATAGGAAACAGGATCATGTTTGGAACTCTCTGTTGGCAGAGAACAATACTTGGTATTGACTCGATattgggggaagggaaggaaaaggataAAATTATGGAAGGAAGCTGGCAGGTTCAGTGTTTCTTGTCTTGGCATGACTAATCTCTCTTCATCCTCTTCCTGGATATAGGGCTCGGTGCCAGGGCTCCTGAGATTTTCTACATACATAAAAGGAGGTGAAGCTAAGTGGTGCCCCCATTTCAGGTTCTTGAGGGCAGCCAAAATGAAGTCCTTTGTCTCTCTGTTCTTGATGAGCATCTTGTTCCCTGCCATGCAGGCCAAGCTATATACAAAATGTGAGCTGTCCGAGGTTCTGAAAGACATGGATGGCTATGGAGGCATCACTCTGCCTGAATGTGAGTTCCCCATTTCCTTTCTTCATCCTATTTTTCATTTGTCTCTCCTCCATCCATTTTTTATCCTCTACTTTTGATTAATTaactaaaatttattatattctttattatttgtgtcttcttttattcaatttgttcttctatccttcttttctcccatTATCTGATCCTTTTAGGAACTCTCTTTCTCATCTAATCAGGATACCCTATGCTTTGCCATCTTTGGAGATTGGctggaaagtctttttttttcccatctggaACAGGTCTTAATATGTTGATATTAAACATTTCTGTGATATCTCTTTCTCATATTTCCCTCAGGGGTCTGTATTATATTTCATAGCAGTGGTTATGATACACAAACCATAGTAAAAAACAATGACAGCACAGAATATGGACTCTTCCAAATCAGTAATAAATTTTGGTGTGGGAGTAGCCAGAATTCTCAGTCAAGGAACTTCTGTAACATCTCCTGTGACAGTGAGTAGCCTTTTACCCTGTTCCTCTGTTTTTCTGGAGCCTGCCCCTGGGATAACTTTGTTGGTGTTAACTATACCTTTGGCTTCACTGCCTTGGTTGGAATTCACAAAAACTGTGTGACTTAAAGTGATGATGATAAGTAAGAGATTGTTTGCATTTTTCATGACCATGAAGTCCCAAGATAGTCCAGGGGGTAGAAAATCTAAGCTGTCTGTGAGTTTTAAAGTCTTATATTCTGCATTCTCAGGGTATCAGTTAATGAAGTTGATGATTTCTCTAGAGATGTCCCAGGGAAGTGAAGGAAGTCCCTACCCATGGAGAGGCATTACTGTATTGGCCTTTTCATATACAAAGACAGACATAAGCCTTCAGTTCATAGAACAAGATCCACTGGATCCAAGGAAAAAAGGAACTCATTACCTTCCTGGGTAGTACTTCtcatctctctcattctttccttCCAATTCCTACCAGAGTTACTGAATGATGAGCTTACTGATGACAAAATGTGTGCCAAGAAGATCCTGGATCAAAAAGGAATTGACTACTGGTGAATCCCCATTCTATTTTTTGCCTCCTCTTCCCTTTTAGCCCATTGCCACTTTCTTCATTCCGGATCTCCTGGTCATTTAATCTAGAATATAGTCTCCTAAACAAAACTCATCTAACAGACTCAAGTTTCACTTTTTAAGCTTTCCTTTGCTCCACTTCTAATAGCTTTCCTAATAAGGGGTTTCCCTAGTGGAAGGTTGATACCCTGGCCTCCCTTTACCTGGCCTTGGACTTCTATTCCACTTTTTTAGTCCTATATCATAAATTAATCCCTGTTGTCATTGCACATTTTTCTAGTCTTACAGTTCTCTTGGGTTTAACAAATGAATCCTACCCACCAAGAAGGTATAGCACCCCTTGCTATCTGTCTAGGAAAgtcattctgtaattttcatgcATATTATTCTACCTCAGTATTCCTGAGGAtgaaattaaatggaaatttgagCCAAGATATGGTCAGCTCAGTGATTATATATCTGGAGCTTTTTGGCTAAATGGAATTTTGAGCCAACTCACTTTGTCCCTTTCTTCATTGCCAGGTTGGCCCATAAACCACTCTGCTCTGATAATCTGGAACAGTGGAGCTGTAAGAAGTTGTGAGAATCTGCTGTCTTTGCCATGTTCCATCCTTTCTATGCTCCTGGAACCCCTCTTCCCTAATGCTACCTCAGTTCGCCTCTTTCTACCCTTCTGAAGCTGATTTGTTTCTGAGCCCTGGACCCTGTTGTGACACCACTGTACTCTTGAGGACTATTCTTCAGGGATGCCTGACTGGTGCACTGGACTTTGGATCCTTGCTTTGTTCCCCTGATGGCATGTTCACTACAGCAACAGATCCTGCCTCTGTCCTGAATAAAGGGCCTGATTTGGAATGCCTTGTTGTATTTTCTTCCtacaggaaaagggagaaaatagggTGAATGAGGGCATAGGTCGGAGCCAATTTCTATCTCTACTGAAGAAGTAGCCTTTATTTACCACAGAAATCGATACTTTCTGTACCAATTCAACAAAATTTAATTAGTCATATAATATTTCAAGGAACCACAGTAGGATTCTGAGTTGCTGTGTTTCATCTCTCTAATAGGAGAGACAAGATAAACATTATTAAATAGttataatataagaaataatacgTTATAAACATCACAAGGGAGGTTAAAAGTGTGCCCTGGGTATAAGAGGAAAGAGCTTATATTTGGGGGAATGCAGGAAAAAGGGATCAAGAAAGGATTCATGGAAGGCATGGAATTTGAGCTGGTTTTGAAGTACAGGTGGGCTTTTGACAGATGGAGATTTTTGTGGAAAAAAGAATGTCAGGGGCTCTGAGATTCTGAAATGGATAGATTGAGGAGGTTGAGGGTTTTACTTATCTTTCAAGAAGAGTTGTGAAAGGAGCTTCCTCTCTAGAGATCAAAGTTATAATGGAGACCATTACGTGTGGAAGGCCATCCTCGCATgggatttgagttacctccctggctgggtgagaggtgctTAGACACAGCGGTGTTaaagccttccccaccctttcccaggtctgagggcttgtctGTGCAGAGGCGTGCCTGGCCACTGGCCTGAAAACCCAATCATCTctcctgaccttgggatgctgtcCGCCCTTATCCTTCATTGGATgagattttccctggaattttttgttccccaataaaagcccactccctggcgtgttctctctctctctctctctctctctctctctctctctctcatctctcatcTCTCATCTCTCATCTCTCATCTCTCATCTCTCATCTCTCATCTCTCATCTCTCATCTCTCATCTCTCATCTCTCATCTCTCATCTCTCATCTCTCATCTCTTTTTGGATTGAtccttccatttttctcccttGTACTTCATGCATTTTAAAGGGAATGTCTGTAGAACTTTATTTATCAGTTATGTTAATGATTATGGGATGTATGGAAGAAAAATCAGGAGATTTTTGTGCTACTCACCGATGGCCTTTCTGAGATCTCTTTCTGTTTTGACAATTCAGTATTCCAAACTACAATTCATTTTACCCCTTTTATGAATTAATAGGGAATAAGGATCAcatcttctttccctcctccttgccTTCCTAAGATGTCTTATGTTGCTCATTACACTTTTTCCACCCTAATGCCCTTTGGGGCTTTAGGCAATCAGATCATACTTTCTTTGTCTTAGAAGCCATCAGCTCCCAAATGAAGCCCTCTTGTTTAAGTAACCTGTAGTTCTATACAAGGGGTGGGGAGGCCATTCTCTCTATATCTAATGAAAACCAACTCTCAGGAAAAAATTTGATATTAGTCATATTATTTTAGTGACTGAGATTAAATGTTTTCCCAGGTCTTCAGGGTTTCAGGCCCTGCAatatgttgtggtttggatgtgaagtatcCTCCAAAAGGCTATATGTTGGAAACATGATATTCAgtgtagcaatgttcagaagtgaaatgattaattAGCTTGTGAAAGCTGTAGGCTCAttagtgggttaatccatttgagggattaataatttgaatggatgaCTAGATGGCAACTGTAGGAAGGTGGGATGTGATTGGTCACTAGGGGTATACCCTTGAACTTTATATTGTCCCTAGCTTCTCTCTTATGCTCTCTGCTCCTCTCTTATGCTCTGCTGAGAAGCTTTCTCCCACcaggatattctgcctcacctcaggctgaGAGAAACTGGACTCAAATGTTGGCCAATCatgaactgaatctctgaaactgtgagcccaaaataaatttttcctcctctaagttgttcttgtcagttattttggtcacacAGTGGCAACAGACTGAATATGTGATGTATGTGAAGTGGCAGAGTTGGATGGACATTCGGCCCACTGAGttcacacatgtactttttaCTTGTTGGTGGGCCATAGCTATTGCCTCAGAAGACTCCATCTCTGGAAACATGAGGGACCAAGTCCACCAAGTGGTTGGGGTAAGATTGCCACTAAAGCTGAGGTTGTGCCAGCCAGCCCCACAGTCCTGGCTCTATAAGTCAACTTTGTGTTACTACTCAGAATATCTGAAGCACCtcacttacaaagagaaaaattttatttagctcAAAATTTTGGAAGTTCAAAGTCCAAGATTGGGGGCTCCAATTGGTTTGGCCTCTGGTAAGGTCTGTGGATGACAGCACGTCATGGCAGGAGTAATGTAGGATCTATCTCATTCCCCCTTCTCTCTCATTCACCGCCCCCACCTCATTTATCTAACACAACTTATTAGGTGGCAGGATGCACTAGAAATTGCGGACACAGAGCTACTGGACAGAGGTTCTGCTCTCAGGACACTTATAATTTCAAGAGGGTTATTCACCTCCACCCATTTCCTAGGATCCTGCAAGAAAAAGGTCTCTTCAGATGAATCCATCactcattccttcatttattccttAAGTTGTCCACAAATAGCTATTAAGGATTTTCTAGGTTCTACCTTAGGTGCTACtttttcttagaaatgaaggTAAGAAGACACATACTTACTTTGCTCTATTTCCTGCCACATTATTATGGATATGTAGTTCTTGCACAGGGATCTTTAGGGATGGGAATAGAAGGAGAGTCATATTTTCAATGCCAAGATGGGACTTTCCTAGAATGCAGTGGGATATTTGCTGGTGGCCTGATATATTGATTTTCACTTTGTGCATAGAGAAAGgtaaaggaggaaagggaaggagaagaagggaaaTGGTAGAGAGAACAATAAGTATGAGGAAAGATCAATAGCTGTCAAAAAGGTCAATGATGCCCCGAGGATTTTCTTGTGCAGTGAGTGGGCCCCCTTGGATGGTGTCACCTGCTCTGTTGTGGGGTTTCCTCATCTATCTTCATTAGGGCAGGGCCATAGAGGAAGAGAAGCTAAGTcttctgttttagaaaatgatGATTGCTGAGATAACTCAGTGGTGACAGTTCTtcctgcctcctcttcc
This window encodes:
- the Lalba gene encoding alpha-lactalbumin → MKSFVSLFLMSILFPAMQAKLYTKCELSEVLKDMDGYGGITLPEWVCIIFHSSGYDTQTIVKNNDSTEYGLFQISNKFWCGSSQNSQSRNFCNISCDKLLNDELTDDKMCAKKILDQKGIDYWLAHKPLCSDNLEQWSCKKL